The Inediibacterium massiliense genome includes the window AGATTTTAATCAAGATGGGGTATTTCAGGGGAATGAGGCTGCACCAGTTGTAGTAGTACCATCAGCTCCAGGAGTGCAACAAGTAGTATTAAACTTTACAGTACCTGTAGGTGTTATATTAACACCAGATCATACCTTTGTAAGAGTTAGACTTACAACAGATGAGCTAATCAATCAAAATCCTTTACCAACAGATGAAGATACAAGAAGTATAGGGCCAGCATCAGATGGAGAAGTTGAAGATTATTATTTACAAATAGATCCAGTTGCGGATATATCTGTAGTTAAAACAGTAAATCCAGATCCAGTAGTAGCAGGAAATCAAGCCATCTATACAATTACAGTATCTAATGCAGGACCATCCGATGCAACAAATGTAGTATTAACGGATGTAATACCAGCATGTATATTAAATCCAGAATTTTCAATAGATGGAGGAGTAACCTTCAGTCCATGGGTAAGTCCTTACAATATAGGTACAATAGTAGCGGGAGGTACAGTTACTATATTAATAAGAGGAACCGTAGATCCATCATGCACAGGAACAATAACAAATACAGCAACAGTAAGTTCAGATACATTGGATCCAGATCCAACTAATAATACTTCAACAATAGTAACACAAATTAATACGTCAGCAGATGTATCAGTAGTTAAAACAGTTAGTCCAGATCCGGTAGTAGCAGGTGAAGAGGCAACTTATACAATTGAAGTATCTAATGCAGGGCCATCTGATGCATTAAATGTAATACTAACGGATGTAATACCAGCATGTATACTCAATCCAGAATTTTCAATAGATGGAGGAGTAACCTGGAGTCCATGGGTAAGTCCTTATAATATAGGAACAATGGTACCAGGAGGTACAGTTACCATATTAATAAGAGGAACTGTAGACCCGTCATGTACTGGAACAATAACAAACACAGCAAGAGTAGATGGTACAACACCAGATCCAGATCCAACAAACAATGAAACAACCATAGTAACTCCAATAGAAACTTCAGCAGATCTATCTATAGTGAAAACAGCAAATCCAGCTCCAGTAGTGGCAGGGGAAGAAGCAACCTATACAATAGAAGTAACCAATGAAGGACCATCCGATGCTCAAAATGTAACATTAACAGATGCAATACCAGCATGTATACTCAATCCAGAATTTTCAATAGATGGAGGAGTAACCTTTAGTCCATGGGTAAGCCCTTATAATATAGGAAGCTTAGCAGCAGGAGTTACCGTTACCATATTAATAAGAGGAACAGTAGACCCGTCATGTACTGGAACAATAACAAATACAGCAAGAGTAGATAGTACAACACCAGATCCAGATCCAACAAATAATGAAACAACCATAGTAATTCCAATAGATACTTCAGCAGATCTATCTATAGTGAAAATAATAAATCCAGCTCCAGTAGTAGCAGGGGAAGAAGTAACCTATACAATAGAAGTATTTAATGCAGGACCATCCCATGCTCAAAATGTAACATTAACAGATGCAATACCAGCATGTATACTCAATCCAGAATTTTCAATAGATGGAGGCTTAACATGGGTAGTGTGGCCAGGAGCAGTAAATCTTGGAACGATTGCAGCAGGAGCAAGTGTAACCATATTCATAAGAGGAACAGTAGATCCATCATGTACAGGAGTAATAACGAATACAGCAAGAGTAGATAGTACAACACCAGATCCAGATTCAACAAACAATGAAACAACAATAACAACCCCAATCGATACTTCAGCAGATTTATCAGTAGTAAAGATATCAAGTCCAGATCCAGTATTGGCAGGAGAGTTGTTAACTTATACAATAGAAGTAACCAATGGAGGACCATCCGATGCTCAAAATGTAAGTGTAGCAGATATAGTACCAGCAGAAATATTAAATCCAGAATTTTCAATAGATGGAGGAATAATCTTTAGTCCATGGGTAAGCCCATATAGTATAGGAACTTTAGTAGCAGGAGCAAGTATAACCATATTAATAAGAGGAACAGTAGATGCATCCTATGCAGGAACATTAACCAATACAGCTAGAGTAAATAGTCCAACGCCAGATCCAGACCCAACAAATAATACGTCAACAGAAACAACCCAAGTAGAATTAGCAAGACTAGATTTGGTGAAAAGTGCAGATAAAAAAGTTGTTGATATAGGAGATACTATAACTTACAGAGTAATTATTACAAATTCAGGAACTTTAATCGCTCAAAATATTATATTTAAAGATACTATTCCAGAAGGAACATCATTTATTCAAGATAGTGTCAAAGTAAACGGTATACAAAGACCAGGAGAAAATCCATTATTGGGCGTAAATATAGGAGATTTATCGCCTGGAAAATCTATTGTAGTTGAATTTGAAGTCATGGTAGATTTTATTCCATGTTTACCAAAACTAATCAACATTGCATCAGTTGATTTTAATTTTCAAGTAGGATCATCTGGAGAGATTCAAACAGCAAGTGCCCAAAGTAATGAGGTAATTATAGATGCTGGTCTTAAAATATTTAAACAAATAAGTGTAGAGGAAAATGTTGTGATCCCTCCTCAAAAGCCAGATGCAGAAGAAATATTAGAAGTTAAGGTAGAGGTTGAAATAAACGAAACTTATTATATAAAAACACCTGTTGTAACTTCTTATGAAGGGCAAGTATTGACAGGAAATAAACTAATTGTAGAAGGAACATTAAAGCAAAAAGTATTATATATAGCAGATGAACCAACTCAGTCAGTACATGCAGCTCATTTTCATGTTCCTTTTAGTACTTTCTTAGTATTGCCACAAGATTGTAAAAACTGTGGTTTGGT containing:
- a CDS encoding DUF7507 domain-containing protein, encoding MAATITGIVFNDLNNNGVLDPGEPGIPNVYVVIRDPNGVCTTVQTDASGIYTFSNLTVAGNYTIYETAIDPGVTCPPTTFGQPAGFTNSSTFRTQTINVTQTQINNDAIINGRDYGHDNPQTFTCIAVGYQVAIPTPGANSQFAEINLVTGNVTIIEADMGIQINAIGYNVLDNMIYGIEDGSNNLIRVAEDGSITNFGPITGLPAGVVYTTGDIDDQGRMYAYANGSTTFYEIDVNQNSPTFGQVINTIPIASTPIADWSWNPIDGQLYGVTNTGIVVRVDPTTGTVTNLTTVGLPGGSFYGATFQDADGYLYAISNFIGRLYRITISGNNAVGEEFSQAIPTSGNDGAACANARIEIDFGDAPDISSGNGPGDYSTLLANNGPRHQIINRLTLGTQVTAESDAYQNPNATGDDIPQGIQDDGVTLPLTPLLVTDTSYSLTVDVVNETGLPANVYGWIDFNQDGVFQGNEAAPVVVVPSAPGVQQVVLNFTVPVGVILTPDHTFVRVRLTTDELINQNPLPTDEDTRSIGPASDGEVEDYYLQIDPVADISVVKTVNPDPVVAGNQAIYTITVSNAGPSDATNVVLTDVIPACILNPEFSIDGGVTFSPWVSPYNIGTIVAGGTVTILIRGTVDPSCTGTITNTATVSSDTLDPDPTNNTSTIVTQINTSADVSVVKTVSPDPVVAGEEATYTIEVSNAGPSDALNVILTDVIPACILNPEFSIDGGVTWSPWVSPYNIGTMVPGGTVTILIRGTVDPSCTGTITNTARVDGTTPDPDPTNNETTIVTPIETSADLSIVKTANPAPVVAGEEATYTIEVTNEGPSDAQNVTLTDAIPACILNPEFSIDGGVTFSPWVSPYNIGSLAAGVTVTILIRGTVDPSCTGTITNTARVDSTTPDPDPTNNETTIVIPIDTSADLSIVKIINPAPVVAGEEVTYTIEVFNAGPSHAQNVTLTDAIPACILNPEFSIDGGLTWVVWPGAVNLGTIAAGASVTIFIRGTVDPSCTGVITNTARVDSTTPDPDSTNNETTITTPIDTSADLSVVKISSPDPVLAGELLTYTIEVTNGGPSDAQNVSVADIVPAEILNPEFSIDGGIIFSPWVSPYSIGTLVAGASITILIRGTVDASYAGTLTNTARVNSPTPDPDPTNNTSTETTQVELARLDLVKSADKKVVDIGDTITYRVIITNSGTLIAQNIIFKDTIPEGTSFIQDSVKVNGIQRPGENPLLGVNIGDLSPGKSIVVEFEVMVDFIPCLPKLINIASVDFNFQVGSSGEIQTASAQSNEVIIDAGLKIFKQISVEENVVIPPQKPDAEEILEVKVEVEINETYYIKTPVVTSYEGQVLTGNKLIVEGTLKQKVLYIADEPTQSVHAAHFHVPFSTFLVLPQDCKNCGLVKVEGIVEDVFFQLLEDKRTVFKNITLLIKGKNICK